One window of the Salvia miltiorrhiza cultivar Shanhuang (shh) chromosome 6, IMPLAD_Smil_shh, whole genome shotgun sequence genome contains the following:
- the LOC130990253 gene encoding protein C2-DOMAIN ABA-RELATED 4-like, translated as MATGSPKTESPMRQDLQQENSSSSPGVGHTDSPTHTVMENLLGLLRIRIKRGLNLAVRDVRSSDPYVVVRMGSQRMKTRVIRKDINPEWNEDLTLSVTDPEQPVFLEVYDHDTFSMDDSMGDAEFDIRPFVEALKIHPTGLPNGTRIKTIQPCRSNCLVEESSVVWRDGKIMQDMCLRLKNVECGELQVQLQWIDLPGSKGL; from the exons ATGGCGACGGGATCTCCAAAAACGGAATCTCCAATGCGTCAGGATCTTCAGCAGGagaattcatcatcatcaccGGGGGTGGGGCACACAGATAGCCCGACACACACGGTGATGGAGAATTTGTTGGGTTTGCTTCGGATTCGAATCAAGCGAGGCCTTAATCTTGCCGTGCGCGATGTCCGAAGCAGCGATCCTTACGTTGTTGTCAGGATGGGCAGCCAG AGGATGAAGACTCGAGTTATCAGAAAGGATATAAATCCGGAATGGAATGAGGACTTGACGCTTTCTGTCACAGATCCTGAGCAGCCAGTTTTTCTT GAGGTATACGACCACGATACGTTCAGCATGGACGACTCGATGGGAGATGCAGAGTTCGACATACGACCGTTTGTGGAAGCGCTGAAGATACATCCGACGGGGTTACCAAACGGGACGAGAATCAAGACAATACAGCCTTGCAGGAGCAACTGCTTGGTGGAAGAGAGCAGTGTTGTTTGGAGGGATGGGAAGATAATGCAGGACATGTGCCTCAGACTTAAAAATGTTGAATGTGGTGAGCTTCAAGTTCAGCTCCAATGGATTGATCTTCCTGGCTCCAAAGGTTTGTAG